From Sphingobium sp. B2D3C:
CGACATTCACGTCACTGCCAAGGCGGGCGGCAAGTCCGGCGACTGGACCGCCTGAGATCATGGCGGTGCAGCCATGATCTCCGTTGACGACGCACAGCAGCGGCTGCTCGCCCTCGCCACCCCGCTGGCGCCCGAGGCGGTTTCATTGGCTGAGGCGAACGGCCGATGGCTGGCCGCACCGCTGACCGCAGTCCGCGACCAGCCCTGGACGGCCCTCTCCGCCATGGATGGCTACGCGATCCGTCATGCCGATCTTCCCGGTCCCTGGCGCCTGGTGGGCGAAAGCGCGGCGGGGAGCGTTCCTCCGGCTCAGGCCATCGGCGCGGGCGAAGCAATGCGGATCTTCACCGGCGCACCGCTGCCCCCCGGCGCGGATACCGTGGTGGTGCAGGAAGATATCGCTGCCGATGGCCTGTCCATTCGCCTGACCGGCGACGGACCGGGCGGTGCGGGGCGGCATGTCCGCCCGCGTGCCAGCGATTTTGCGCAGGGCGATACGTTGCTGCCGGCCAGCCTGCGGATCGGCCCGGCGCAAATCGGCCTGGCGGCGCTCGCGGGCCACGAAACGCTGACGGTGCATCGCCAGCCGAGGGTCGCGATCCTCTCCACCGGCGACGAGCTCGTCCCGCCCGGCGCGCCCTGCCCGCCCGGCAAGCTCCCGGCCTCCAACGGCGCGATGTTGCGCGCCATGATTGGCGGCGCGGGCGGCGTGGTGACCATCGAGCGGATCGTGCGGGACGATCTGGATGCACTTACCGCCGCGCTGCGCGATGCGGCTACCGCCGATGTCATCGTCACCTCCGGCGGAGCGTCCGTGGGCGATCACGATCTGGTGCGCCCGGCGCTGGAGGCGGCAGGCGGCAGCATCGATTTCTGGCGGATCGCCATGCAGCCCGGCAAGCCGCTGATCGTGGCGCGCATCGGGCAGCAGATCATGCTCGGCCTGCCCGGCAACCCGGTCTCGGCGATGGTCACCGGCGCGCTGTTCCTGCTGCCGCTCATTCGGCGTCTTGCCGGCGGAACCGATGTGCTGCCCAAGAGCCGCACGGTGCGGCTCGGCGCAGACCTTCCCCCAGTCGGCAAGCGCAGGCTGTTCATGCGCGCGGTGGTCGACGGTGCGGGGATCGCCACGCCGCTGGCTTTCCAGGATAGCGGCGCGATGCACGCCGCTGCGCAGGCCAATGCCCTGATCGTCCGGCCCGAAGGCGCGCCGGCCGCGCGCGCTGGGGAAGAAACAGCCGTGCTCGACTGGGCCGCGCTCGGCCTCGGCGCGGACTAAGCCTTTCCAGCACTCAATACGTATTCTGGGCAATTGCTGCCCTCCCCTCGCGCCCTACAGTCTGCGTCTCAAATGGGGGTCGCATGGCAGAAATTCGGCAAGAGGGGCAGCTAGGCGTCGACCGCCGGGCCATGCTCACAGGAACGATCGGCGCCGCAGCCATGCTGGGGCTGCAGGCCTGCGCGCCAGCCTCCGGTTCCCGTCCGGCGACCCTGCGGGCGCCGAGCCGCCGGACGGCACTCGTTCCCATCCGCATCAGCCGTGACCAATTGATCGACGTGAAATGCTGCATCCGCCCGCTGCGCGCCGCCGGGCCGAATCTGGACGTGGAGACGGTCGGCGATGCCCTCGTCATCCATAATTATGGCCATGGCGGCAGCGGCTGGTCGCTCTCCTGGGGATCGGCCGACATCGCGGTCGGCAAGGCGCTCTCTGTCCTGCCGCGTGAGATTGCAGTGGTGGGATGCGGGATTATCGGACTGACCACGGCCGTAATGGCGCAGCGCGCCGGCCTCAAGGTCACGCTCTATGCGCGCGAATCCATCCAGCAAACCCGCTCGTTCCGCGCCAGCGGATCGTTCACCCCGGATAGCCGCATCGCCTTGGCCGAGCCCGCCGGCCCCGCCTTTGGCAAGCTGTGGGAACGCATGGCCCGCTTCTCGTGGAAGGCCTTTCGCACCTATCTCGGTCTGCCGGGTCAGCCGGTGGAGTTCGGCGATTCCTACCAGCTTTCGGATACGCCGATCACCCGGCGGGAGTGGCCAGCCGACCCTGCAATCACGCAGAGCTTCGCGACGAGTGGGCGGCCACAGCAGAATTCCGAGTTCGGCCATTATAGCGAACGCATTCGGGACATCGTGCCGCAGGCGCAGCCGCTGAGCGCCGAGGAGAACCCCTTCCCGCAACCCCATGTGCGGCGCAGTTCGCAGATGATCTTCAACTTCGCCAGCTATGCCCATGTCATGCTCGGCGAGTTTTTCGAGCGCGGCGGGCAGTTCGTGATGCGCGACTTCGCTCGCCCGGCGGACTATGCGGCACTGCCCCAGAAGGTCGTGATCAACTGCACGGGCTATGCCGCCCGCGACCTGTGGCAGGACAAGACCATCATCCCGGTGCGCGGCCAGACCGGCTGGCTCGTGCCGCAGCCCGACGCCTTCTACAGCGTGCGCTATCGCAATGTTTCGCTCACCTCCAAGCGCGACGGGATCGTGGTGATGAACAATAATCCAGATGTCGGCGAGATGCTGGGCGTGGGCGACAGCATGGAGCTGCCCAATGTCGCCGATATCGAGAAAGGTCTGGAGATCATGGCGCCCGTCTTCGCGCCCGGCTTCCAGGCACAGGGCTGACCGATGCTGCTGCGCACCGCCCCGCTCCTGGCCGCTGCCCTGACCGCCCTCGCCGCGATAGCTGCCACGCCACCTACAGCCAGCACGCGAGACGGCGTCTATACGGCCGCACAGGCCGAGGCTGGCGCCCGCCTCTACGCCACGCGTTGCGCCATGTGCCACGGCCGGGCGCTGGAAGGCACGTTCGAGATTCCCGGCCTTGGCGATCGGTTCATGGCCCATTGGAGCAATGCCCCGCTCTCCAATCTGCATGATTATGTCGGCCGGGCCATGCCGCAATTCGCGCCCGGCTCGCTGACGCCGGACGACACGACGAACATCATCGCCTTTCTGCTGCAGGCCAATGGCCTGCCGGCCGGAAGCGCTGCGTTGCCCAGCGAGGCCGGCGCTCTCGCGCGGATCACCGTGCAGCCCGCAGATCTCAAGCTCACCGCCAGGGCTGTGCCCAGAACACAATAGGCACAGCCCTTTTTCCTTATGACGCACTGCAGCAAATTTGCCACAGATTCCGGGAAAATGCCTTGCGCGCGCGCGAGGCTTTGAGTTTGTCCTTTTTGCAATGCACCATTCATCAAATGAACCGTGCGCGCGTGAACCAAGGTCGATCGCCGTTGGAGTCGGATTGTCCCGGCTTCAGGACGCTGTCTCGCCGCCGCCCGCGTCACCGGCAGATCGGCTGACCATGACGCGGCAGGATCTTCATCGCAGGGACACCGCTCCCATCGAGAAGATCGATGCCGCCGGCGTTCTGGAGACGCAGCCGCCTCGGCTCGCCCACCTCGTCAAGCTCGGGCTTCTCGGGCTGGCCTTTGGGGGGATTTTCGTCGGCCTGCACATGGTGTCGGACAACGAAGATCGGCTGCTGCTGGAAACGCTCACCATCCTCGATCTTCTGGCGCTGAGCTTCCTGCTGCTGCTCGGCATTCGCCGCTGGCGGGAAGCGGCGGCCTACACGATCCGCGCCCAGCATCTGGTCAGTGAACTGGAGACGGCACGGCAGAGTGCGATCAGCGCGAACCTCGCCAAAAGCCGCTACCTTGCCAGCGTCAGTCACGAGATCCGCTCGCCGCTCAATGCCATCTATGGCTATGCGCAGCTGTTCGAGCGGGGCGATGGCGTCAACGCGCAGGAGGCAGCGCGGGTCATCCTGCGCTGCTCGGAGCATCTGACCAATCTGGTCGAGGGGCTGCTGGATATCTCGCAGCTCGAATTCGGGATGCTGCGCGTGCGCACTGAAGAGGTGCGCCTCAACAGCTTTCTCGACCATATCGTCTCGATGATGCGCCCCGCCGCTCACGCCAAGGGCCTCACGTTCACGCTGGAAAAGACTGGCCGCCCCCCCGAGATCGCCCGCTTCGACCAGAACCGGCTGCGCCAGGTGCTGATCAACCTGCTCTCCAACGCGATCAAGTTCACCCAGCAAGGCAGCGTGACGCTCAAAGTGGGTTATGCCGGGCAGATCGCCACCTTTGAGGTGAAGGACACCGGCCCCGGCATCGCGCCGGAAGACCGGCAGCGCATCTTCGAGCCATTCGAGCGCGGCGAGGGGCGGGAGTCCGGCGCCGGCCTCGGCCTCGCCATCTCGCGCACACTGGTCGAGATTCTCGGCGGCCAGCTCGATCTGGTCAGCACGCCGGAAGGCGGCAGTTGCTTCCGCATCGTGATGATGCTGAGCGAGGTCGCCGGCAAGGCCCTCTCCTCGGCGCCCATGCGCAAGCTGACCGGCTATGAGGGCAAGCCCCGCCATGTCCTGCTGGTGGAGGACGATGCCGACCAGCGCCACTTCCTCGAGCAGTTGCTGCGCGGGCTCGGCTTTCAGGTTGAGGCGCGGGCCGATGGCGAACAGGCGCTGCTTGCCGCGCGCGAGACGCCGCCGGACCTCGCCATTCTGGACATCAGCCTGCCCGGTCTATCCGGCTGGGAGATCGGCTGTGAGTTGCGCGCGATGTTCGGCGACCGGCTGCAAATCCTCATGCTCTCGGCCAATAGCGAGGAACTGCACCGGCCGGAGCATGACAGCCCGCAGCACGACCGC
This genomic window contains:
- the glp gene encoding gephyrin-like molybdotransferase Glp: MISVDDAQQRLLALATPLAPEAVSLAEANGRWLAAPLTAVRDQPWTALSAMDGYAIRHADLPGPWRLVGESAAGSVPPAQAIGAGEAMRIFTGAPLPPGADTVVVQEDIAADGLSIRLTGDGPGGAGRHVRPRASDFAQGDTLLPASLRIGPAQIGLAALAGHETLTVHRQPRVAILSTGDELVPPGAPCPPGKLPASNGAMLRAMIGGAGGVVTIERIVRDDLDALTAALRDAATADVIVTSGGASVGDHDLVRPALEAAGGSIDFWRIAMQPGKPLIVARIGQQIMLGLPGNPVSAMVTGALFLLPLIRRLAGGTDVLPKSRTVRLGADLPPVGKRRLFMRAVVDGAGIATPLAFQDSGAMHAAAQANALIVRPEGAPAARAGEETAVLDWAALGLGAD
- a CDS encoding hybrid sensor histidine kinase/response regulator yields the protein MTRQDLHRRDTAPIEKIDAAGVLETQPPRLAHLVKLGLLGLAFGGIFVGLHMVSDNEDRLLLETLTILDLLALSFLLLLGIRRWREAAAYTIRAQHLVSELETARQSAISANLAKSRYLASVSHEIRSPLNAIYGYAQLFERGDGVNAQEAARVILRCSEHLTNLVEGLLDISQLEFGMLRVRTEEVRLNSFLDHIVSMMRPAAHAKGLTFTLEKTGRPPEIARFDQNRLRQVLINLLSNAIKFTQQGSVTLKVGYAGQIATFEVKDTGPGIAPEDRQRIFEPFERGEGRESGAGLGLAISRTLVEILGGQLDLVSTPEGGSCFRIVMMLSEVAGKALSSAPMRKLTGYEGKPRHVLLVEDDADQRHFLEQLLRGLGFQVEARADGEQALLAARETPPDLAILDISLPGLSGWEIGCELRAMFGDRLQILMLSANSEELHRPEHDSPQHDRFLVKPVEFESLVGAIGDLLQLTWRWQDDAPDVGSAGPDTPSGLQPAPVALDDTARKHIARMQECLRIGHIRGIETEIKQLERASPAAEPLVRQLYQHLDRYDLTAMARLLQDY
- a CDS encoding c-type cytochrome gives rise to the protein MLLRTAPLLAAALTALAAIAATPPTASTRDGVYTAAQAEAGARLYATRCAMCHGRALEGTFEIPGLGDRFMAHWSNAPLSNLHDYVGRAMPQFAPGSLTPDDTTNIIAFLLQANGLPAGSAALPSEAGALARITVQPADLKLTARAVPRTQ
- a CDS encoding FAD-dependent oxidoreductase; its protein translation is MLTGTIGAAAMLGLQACAPASGSRPATLRAPSRRTALVPIRISRDQLIDVKCCIRPLRAAGPNLDVETVGDALVIHNYGHGGSGWSLSWGSADIAVGKALSVLPREIAVVGCGIIGLTTAVMAQRAGLKVTLYARESIQQTRSFRASGSFTPDSRIALAEPAGPAFGKLWERMARFSWKAFRTYLGLPGQPVEFGDSYQLSDTPITRREWPADPAITQSFATSGRPQQNSEFGHYSERIRDIVPQAQPLSAEENPFPQPHVRRSSQMIFNFASYAHVMLGEFFERGGQFVMRDFARPADYAALPQKVVINCTGYAARDLWQDKTIIPVRGQTGWLVPQPDAFYSVRYRNVSLTSKRDGIVVMNNNPDVGEMLGVGDSMELPNVADIEKGLEIMAPVFAPGFQAQG